One Triticum dicoccoides isolate Atlit2015 ecotype Zavitan chromosome 5B, WEW_v2.0, whole genome shotgun sequence genomic window carries:
- the LOC119306465 gene encoding putative cyclin-dependent kinase F-2 — protein MAVRKRPAAVHARATTTKGCKRRRIRIGSTEDYEFDDTPCLGKGSFGAVVRARHRATGRTVAIKFPCDSEDPADAAAELRREASFLAACAGNPYVVGSHGLVCDPATPRLGLAMEYVAGPTLHGFLRERAPLPEPIVCAYMWRLLTGAEKMRRLGIVHRDLKPSNILVGKGGKILKICDLGLAMSLRTADRTRCSDAGTLPYMAPEVLLGKPDYDAGADTWSLGCVMAEMLTGRPLFKGDVRRDDPVRQLRTIFRVLGSPDDRTWPEFTSLPLAGAVRRSFQFREQQRSTLGDLFPAEMLSEDGYQVLKGLLECNPGKRLTAAAALQLPWFMPEIDVGTNTDGAFILPATPREENLLRIPLEMWKNSQRLECA, from the coding sequence ATGGCCGTCCGCAAGCGGCCTGCCGCCGTCCACGCCCGCGCGACCACCACCAAAGGCTGCAAGAGGAGGCGCATCCGGATCGGCAGCACCGAGGACTACGAGTTCGACGACACGCCCTGCCTCGGCAAGGGCAGCTTCGGCGCCGTCGTCagggcgcgccaccgcgccaccggCAGGACCGTCGCGATTAAGTTCCCCTGCGACTCCGAGGACCCCGCCGACGCCGCTGCCGAGCTCCGGCGCGAGGCCAGCTTCCTCGCGGCCTGCGCCGGGAACCCTTACGTCGTCGGCTCCCACGGCCTCGTCTGCGACCCGGCCACCCCAAGGCTCGGGCTCGCCATGGAGTACGTCGCCGGGCCGACTCTCCACGGTTTCTTGCGGGAGAGGGCGCCGCTCCCGGAGCCCATCGTGTGCGCCTACATGTGGCGGCTGCTCACCGGCGCCGAGAAGATGCGCCGGCTCGGCATCGTCCACCGCGACCTCAAGCCATCCAACATCCTCGTCGGGAAAGGGGGAAAGATCCTCAAGATTTGCGACCTCGGCCTCGCCATGTCCCTGCGCACGGCCGACCGGACGCGGTGCAGCGACGCCGGCACGCTGCCGTACATGGCGCCCGAGGTGCTCCTTGGGAAGCCGGACTACGACGCGGGGGCGGACACGTGGTCGCTCGGGTGCGTCATGGCCGAGATGCTCACCGGCAGGCCGCTGTTCAAGGGCGACGTGAGGAGGGACGATCCGGTACGCCAGCTTCGCACTATCTTCCGCGTCCTAGGCTCGCCGGACGACAGGACGTGGCCGGAGTTCACGTCGCTGCCGCTCGCCGGCGCGGTGCGGAGATCGTTCCAGTTCCGGGAGCAGCAGCGCAGCACGCTGGGAGACCTCTTCCCCGCGGAGATGCTGTCCGAGGACGGCTACCAGGTCCTGAAAGGGCTTCTTGAGTGCAACCCCGGCAAGCGGCTGACGGCCGCCGCCGCGCTCCAGCTCCCGTGGTTCATGCCTGAGATCGACGTCGGCACCAACACCGACGGCGCGTTCATCCTGCCGGCAACTCCCAGGGAGGAGAATCTGCTAAGGATCCCACTTGAGATGTGGAAGAATTCGCAACGGCTTGAGTGTGCTTGA